One Corvus moneduloides isolate bCorMon1 chromosome 24, bCorMon1.pri, whole genome shotgun sequence DNA segment encodes these proteins:
- the SLC16A1 gene encoding monocarboxylate transporter 1 — protein MPPAIGGPVGYTPPEGGWGWAVVIGAFISIGFSYAFPKSITVFFKEIEVIFNASSSKVSWISSIMLAVMYAGGPISSILVNKYGSRPIMIAGGCLSGCGLIAASFCNTVEELYFCVGVIGGLGLAFNLNPALTMIGKYFFKKRPLANGLAMAGSPVFLSTLAPINQLFFGIFGWRGSFLILGGLLLNCCVAGSLMRPIGPKPDQLKKEANKEVQQEAGKAGKKDDGDTSTDLIDGKAKKEKSSFFQTINKFLDLSLFTHRGFLLYLSGNVIMFFGLFAPLVFLSNYAKSKKIASESAAFLLSILAFVDMVARPSMGLVANTKWIRPRIQYFFAISVIYNGVCHLLAPMSTTYAGFCIYAGFFGFAFGWLSSILFETLMDLVGAQRFSSAVGLVTIVECCPVLLGPPMLGKLNDMYGDYKYTYWACGVVLIISGIYLFIGMGINYRLVAKEQKAEEKAKNEGKEEETNIDEAEKQKEANNDVAPSSQKSVEDGVKEEESRM, from the exons ATGCCACCGGCCATCGGAGGCCCCGTAGGATACACTCCTCCTGaaggaggatggggatgggctGTGGTCATCGGAGCCTTCATCTCCATTGGGTTTTCCTATGCCTTCCCCAAATCCATCACAGTGTTCTTCAAGGAGATTGAGGTCATCTTCAATGCGTCCAGCAGCAAAGTCTCCTGGATCTCCTCCATCATGCTGGCTGTAATGTATGCAGGAG GTCCCATCAGCAGCATCCTGGTGAACAAGTACGGCAGCCGGCCCATCATGATCGCAGGCGGCTGCCTCTCCGGCTGTGGGCTGATCGCAGCCTCCTTCTGCAACACAGTGGAGGAGCTCTACTTCTGTGTTGGGGTCATAGGGG GCCTCGGACTTGCCTTCAACTTGAATCCTGCCTTAACCATGATCGGCAAGTACTTCTTCAAGAAGCGTCCACTGGCCAATGGGCTGGCGATGGCAGGCAGTCCTGTCTTCCTCTCTACCCTGGCACCCATCAACCAGCTCTTCTTCGGCATATTTGGCTGGCGTGGCAGCTTCCTCATCCTGGGTGGCCTCCTGCTGAACTGCTGTGTGGCTGGATCCCTGATGCGGCCCATAGGTCCCAAGCCGGATCAGCTGAAGAAAGAGGCCAATAAAGAAgtgcagcaggaggctgggaaggcaggaaaaaaggatGATGGTGACACCAGCACGGACCTCATTGATGGAAAGGCCAAGAAAGAGAAGAGCTCATTCTTCCAGACAATCAACAAATTCTTGGACCTGTCTCTATTCACACACAGGGGCTTCCTGCTCTATCTATCAGGCAATGTAATCATGTTCTTCGGGTTGTTCGCTCCCTTGGTCTTCCTCAGCAATTATGCAAAGAGCAAGAAGATTGCTAGTGAGTCTGCAGCCTTCCTGCTCTCCATACTGGCCTTTGTGGACATGGTGGCCAGACCTTCCATGGGACTGGTGGCAAACACCAAGTGGATCAGACCCCGCATCCAGTATTTCTTCGCCATCTCTGTGATTTACAATGGGGTTTGCCACCTCTTGGCCCCGATGTCCACCACCTATGCTGGCTTCTGCATTTATGCTGGCTTCTTTGGCTTTGCCTTTGGCTGGCTGAGCTCGATCCTGTTTGAGACCCTGATGGACCTGGTGGGAGCTCAGCGGTTTTCCAGTGCTGTTGGCCTGGTGACCATCGTGGAATGCTGCCCTGTGCTTCTGGGACCCCCTATGCTAG GGAAGCTCAATGACATGTATGGTGACTACAAGTACACATACTGGGCCTGCGGGGTTGTCCTGATCATCTCCGGGATCTACCTCTTCATCGGGATGGGCATCAACTATCGCCTGGTAGCAAAGGagcaaaaggcagaggaaaaggcaaagaatgaagggaaggaggaggagaccAACATTGACGAggctgagaagcagaaagaggCAAACAATGACGTGGCACCCTCATCTCAGAAGAGTGTGGAGGATGGTgtcaaggaggaggagagccgCATGTGA
- the LOC116455562 gene encoding uncharacterized protein LOC116455562, which translates to MANTPPDMPWSAGPCSPRCCGLQEYSPWGRGVPPCTPIPQTHSRDTVPTQLPGPPRLYREPNIHSNHLFRASQRLSSTLKRCGDRPGRPTNTLGERPGRGNEEPPGTGNPHSGAAGLPGLPEVTIVHPHRSPGEGSRGNPDPKALLPVRVGTKAVGAGYWGILTTRPYQSGKKTWLPPQFGVVGRPKRRLQPSQKCRYGTDRPPNVPATRPATGATPSPGNGPRPSPAPGPPSRAGSGGPG; encoded by the exons ATGGCCAACACACCCCCAGACATGCCCTGGTCTGCCGGCCCG TGCTCACCCAGGTGCTGCGGGCTGCAAGAGTACTCCCCATGGGGACGGGGGGTACCCCCGTGCACCCCAATACCGCAGACCCACTCCCGGGACACGGTtcccacacagctcccaggcCCTCCTCGCCTCTATCGAGAGCCAAACATACACAGTAATCACCTCTTCCGTGCATCCCAGCGTTTATCGAGCACCCTCAAACGGTGCGGGGATCGCCCGGGGCGGCCCACAAATACACTGGGGGAGCGGCCGGGCCGAGGGAACGAGGAGCCCCCCGGGACAGGGAACCCCCACTCCGGGGCAGCTGGGCTACCCGGGCTCCCCGAGGTCACCATCGTCCATCCTCACCGTTCCCCAGGAGAAGGAAGCCGGGGAAACCCCGACCCCAAGGCGCTACTGCCGGTGAGAGTAGGGACGAAGGCGGTCGGGGCAGGCTACTGGGGGATCCTCACCACGCGGCCATACCAGAGCGGGAAGAAAACATGGCTCCCCCCTCAGTTCGGGGTCGTGGGGAGACCGAAGCGGCGGCTCCAACCCAGCCAGAAATGCCGGTATGGAACCGACCGGCCACCGAACGTACCGGCTACGCGGCCAGCCACCGGGGCGACCCCCAGCCCCGGCAACGGCCCACGACCATCACCGGCTCCAGGACCCCCAagccgggccgggagcggcggccCCGGGTAG